TGCTTTCCTGGCAGAGAGCTATTGTGATCGGAATTGCCTGTGCAGTCGTAGGTCAGATGGGTGACTTGATCCAGTCTGCATACAAACGTGTATATAATATCAAGGATTCAGGCAGTCTTCTCCCAGGGCATGGAGGCATTCTTGATCGGTGCGACAGCTGGATTGTTGTTTTTCCATTCGTACATATACTAATGCTACTGCCCTACTAAAGAAGAACATGAGTCTGAGATAACAGCATTGTTCGCTGTAGGCATTGGATAATTAAAGATGAGGTGCAGCATGAAAAAAATTGCGATTCTCGGCTCGACCGGTTCCATTGGAACCCAGACACTGGATGTAGTTGACATGCATCCTGAACTCTTTCAAGTGGAGGGACTGGCTGCCGGAGGCAATACAGACCTGCTGATCGAACAAACCAAACGTTACCGACCGAAGAAGGTATCCGTGGGTTCCAAGGAATTGGCGGATAAGGTTGCTCCACATTTGCCCGCAGGAACGCAACTGTTTTATGGCACAGAAGGACTCGTAGAAGTTGCGGCAGGAACTGATGCGCATACGGTTGTTACAGCAGTTGTGGGAAGTGTTGGATTGGAGTCGACGCTTGCAGCCATAGACGCAGGTAAACAGATCGGACTGGCCAATAAGGAGACATTGGTTACGGCAGGGCACATTGTTACTACAAGAGCGGCTGCCAAAGGAGTTTCTTTACTACCCATCGATAGCGAGCACTCTGCGATATTCCAATGCTTGAATGGTGAGAACAGAGAACGCCTGACAGGTATCACGCTCACTGCTTCAGGCGGATCATTCCGTGATCTTACCCGTGAACAGTTGAAGAGTGTGACTATAGAGGATGCACTGAAACATCCGAATTGGTCAATGGGTTCCAAAATTACGATAGACTCGGCAACAATGGTAAACAAGGGACTTGAGGTCATTGAAGCTCATTGGTTATTTGGCCTTCGATATGATCAGATTAATGTATTGCTTCATCCAGAGAGTGTTATTCACTCCTATGTGGAATTTGATGACACCAGCATCATCGCTCAACTAGGGAATCCGGATATGCGAGTTCCAATTCAATATGCATTGACTTACCCTGACCGCCTGCCAGCACCAGCACAACGTCTATCTCTTGCTCAAGCTGGGAAATTACATTTCCGTGAGATGGATATGGAACGGTTCCCATGTTTAAGAATGGCATATGAGTGTGGTAAAATGGGAGGAACCGCAACAACGGCGTTTAATGCAGCCAACGAGGTTGCTGTAGCCCGTTTCTTGCGTAAAGAGATTTCATTCCTTAAAATAGAAGATATTATTGCTTCTGTGCTGGAAGCACACCACAATGTGGACGAGCCTGATCTGCAGGAGATCGCCCGTTGTGATCAGGAGAGCCGTAAGCTTGCATCCAGTCTGTAATCTCTTTTTTCATAACAAATTGGAAGAAGTGATTCTCTTGTGCGGCATCAGAGAATAATGATAATCTAGAGGGACAGACTGCGGTATGTGCCGTGAAGGAGGATGGATAGGGATTGGAAACCATACAAGTGGTATTTCTAACGGTGCTCATGTTCTTTGTCATCGTGACGGTTCATGAATGGGGGCATTATTATTTTGCCAAACGCGCCGGTATTCTTGTACGGGAATTTGCGATCGGTTTTGGTCCCAAATTGTTCTCATATAAAAGAAACGAGACCCAGTTTACATTGCGTTTGTTGCCTTTTGGTGGATATGCACGGATGGCAGGGGAAGATCCGGAACTGGTAGAGATCCAGGAAGGACAGACCATTGCGGTAAGATCAGTGGATGACCAGGTGAAGATGATCTATCTGGACCAGCTGGATAACCGTAAAAATGTAATACGTGGTGAAGTCATCTCCATTGACATGGAGAGTGCCCTGAAGCTTCAACTTGATGTAGATGGTGAAATTCAGGAGTACCGAATACATCCCCAAGCGATGTTGGTAAGTCGTGGTAAACAAACGCAGATTGCACCGAAAGATCGTCAATTCGGAAGCAAAACGGTTGGACAGCGTGCATTAGCTATTTTTGCGGGCCCCCTGATGAACTTTATTTTGGCCTTTGTGCTGTTTGCTGTATATGCGCAGATGGCAGGAGTTCCAGTGGAGAATCCTAAAAATCTTGAAATTGGTGAAGTGCTTGAAGGCGGGGCAGCCGATCAGGCGAACCTGCAAAAGGGCGATATTATCGAGACGATCAATGGTACTGCTATTGGTACAGATTCACAAAAAATGGTGTCGATGATTGCCGAATCCAAAGACAAGCCGATGGAATGGACGCTGCGCCGGGGTTCGGATACGTTTAATATAACGATTACTCCACGTACTGTAGAAGGACAAGAAGGCGGTAAAGTGGGGATCGTACCTACGCTACCAACCCGATCTGTCGGATTTGCAGAGACATTTAAAGTCTCAGGCGTGGCCATGGTTGATACAACCAAAGTGATATTTGAAGGTTTTAAACATCTGATCAATCAATTCAACATGGATGATATTGGTGGTCCGGTTCGTACATTTGAAGTAACAGGGCAAATTGCTAAGCAAGGGATTGAACAGTTAACGAGATGGGCAGCGATTTTGAGTTTGTATCTTGGGATATTCAATCTGCTACCAATACCTGCACTGGACGGTAGCCGCCTGGTATTTTTGGGAATTGAAGCGCTGCGCGGCAGACCAGTTGATCCCAATCGCGAAGGTATGGTTCATTTCATCGGGTTTGCGATGTTGTTCGTCTTGATGCTGGCAGTAACGTATAATGATATATTACGTTTAATTAACGGATAATTACGGTTGGACTACGCTCTGAACTTTTCTCTCAGAGTGTAGTCGTTATGGGAGGACGCTGGAGTCTTATGTCAAAGGAAAATGATAAACAGTTCGTGACCGAAATCACACCACAGGGTGAGGATTTCTCACGCTGGTATATTGATGTTATCAAAAAAGCTGATCTCATGGACTATGCACCCGTACGCGGTTGTATTGTGTTCAAACCAG
The window above is part of the Paenibacillus sp. 1781tsa1 genome. Proteins encoded here:
- a CDS encoding 1-deoxy-D-xylulose-5-phosphate reductoisomerase, with amino-acid sequence MKKIAILGSTGSIGTQTLDVVDMHPELFQVEGLAAGGNTDLLIEQTKRYRPKKVSVGSKELADKVAPHLPAGTQLFYGTEGLVEVAAGTDAHTVVTAVVGSVGLESTLAAIDAGKQIGLANKETLVTAGHIVTTRAAAKGVSLLPIDSEHSAIFQCLNGENRERLTGITLTASGGSFRDLTREQLKSVTIEDALKHPNWSMGSKITIDSATMVNKGLEVIEAHWLFGLRYDQINVLLHPESVIHSYVEFDDTSIIAQLGNPDMRVPIQYALTYPDRLPAPAQRLSLAQAGKLHFREMDMERFPCLRMAYECGKMGGTATTAFNAANEVAVARFLRKEISFLKIEDIIASVLEAHHNVDEPDLQEIARCDQESRKLASSL
- the rseP gene encoding RIP metalloprotease RseP: METIQVVFLTVLMFFVIVTVHEWGHYYFAKRAGILVREFAIGFGPKLFSYKRNETQFTLRLLPFGGYARMAGEDPELVEIQEGQTIAVRSVDDQVKMIYLDQLDNRKNVIRGEVISIDMESALKLQLDVDGEIQEYRIHPQAMLVSRGKQTQIAPKDRQFGSKTVGQRALAIFAGPLMNFILAFVLFAVYAQMAGVPVENPKNLEIGEVLEGGAADQANLQKGDIIETINGTAIGTDSQKMVSMIAESKDKPMEWTLRRGSDTFNITITPRTVEGQEGGKVGIVPTLPTRSVGFAETFKVSGVAMVDTTKVIFEGFKHLINQFNMDDIGGPVRTFEVTGQIAKQGIEQLTRWAAILSLYLGIFNLLPIPALDGSRLVFLGIEALRGRPVDPNREGMVHFIGFAMLFVLMLAVTYNDILRLING